The Motacilla alba alba isolate MOTALB_02 chromosome 22, Motacilla_alba_V1.0_pri, whole genome shotgun sequence genome has a window encoding:
- the LETM2 gene encoding LETM1 domain-containing protein LETM2, mitochondrial isoform X1, translating into MAACGCKALLAAARASFRGSRLLAHCSPLCSPAVALVQLVDPQLPWACRDSKSQPWPRRACLGTALPRSAARTLHTSCSPRQQLPGESLPHGKPRNQGDKPAKSPAKQVPVAPAGRKSLRQRAVDELKHYYNGFHLLWIDTKVAARMVWRLLHGQVLTRRERRRLLRTCADLFRLVPFLVFVIVPFMEFLLPVFLKLFPDMLPSTFETESKKEEKLKKKLNARLELAKFLRETIAEMAKRNKADTAQGKQFSFYLHERRPSGQQPSTQEVVHFSKLFEDELTLEHLERPQLVALCKLLELQPLGTNNLLRFQLLMRLRSIKADDEMIAKEGVSGLSVPELQSACRARGMRSLGLSEEQLKEQLGQWLDLHLKENIPSSLLLLSRALYLIDLKPQSVPIPQSKTAEAAGVMTSVLEGQETLLDPAPVVQGRKNEEFVSQPTEKLPFSEASVKPPPRETKMEASQSSKAGANGA; encoded by the exons atGGCTGCGTGCGGCTGTAAGGCGCTGCTGGCCGCGGCCAGGGCCAG TTTCAGAGGCTCCCGTCTCCTGGCGCACTGCAGccctctgtgctccccagccGTTGCTCTTGTCCAGCTGGTGGatccccagctcccctgggcCTGCAGGGACTCcaagagccagccctggccacGCCGTgcctgcctgggcactgccctgcctcGCTCAGCTGCCCGCACCCTGCacacctcctgcagcccccggcagcagctgccaggggaaTCCCTGCCCCACGGAAAGCCCAGGAACCAGGGAGACAAACCTGCTAAAAGCCCGGCCAAGCAGGTCCCGGTGGCTCCTGCGGGAAGGAAATCCTTGCGACAGAGAGCCGTGGATGAGCTGAAGCATTACTACAATGGATTCCACTTGCTCTGGATTGACACCAAGGTGGCTGCCAGGATGGTGTGGAGGCTGCTCCACGGGCAGGTGCTCaccaggagggagaggagaagg CTGCTGAGAACTTGTGCAGATCTCTTCCGGCTGGTTCCCTTCCTGGTGTTTGTCATCGTCCCCTTCATGGAGTTTCTGTTACCTGTGTTCCTGAAGCTCTTCCCTGACATGCTGCCCTCGACGTTTGAGACGGAGTCAAAAAAG GAagagaagctgaagaagaagTTGAATGCAAGGCTGGAGTTAGCCAAGTTCCTGCGGGAGACCATTGCAGAGATGGCCAAAAGGAACAAGGCAGACACAGCCCAAGGGAAACAATTCTCCTTTTACCTGCACGAG CGCCGTCCCAGCGGCCAGCAGCCCAGCACGCAGGAGGTCGTGCACTTCTCCAAGCTCTTTGAGGACGAGCTGACCCTGGAGCACCTGGAGAGGCCGCAGCTGGTGGCCCTGTGcaagctgctggagctgcagcccctgggcaccAACAACCTGCTGCGCTTCCAGCTGCTGATGCGGCTGCGCAGCATCAAGGCCGACGACGAG ATGATTGCCAAGGAAGGGGTCAGTGGCCTGAGCGTGCCGGAGCTGCAGAGCGCCTGCAGGGCCAGAGGGATGCGGTCACTGGGGctctctgaggagcagctgaaggagcagctggggcag TGGCTGGATCTGCATTTAAAGGAGAACATTCCttcttctctcctcctgctttCCCGTGCCTTGTACTTAATAGACCTAAAGCCACAATCTGTTCCCATTCCACAGAGCAAG acagctgaagctgctggagTGATGACATCTGTGCTTGAAGGTCAGGAGACCCTCCTGGATCCCGCCCCTGTTGTACAGGGAAGAAAG aatGAAGAATTTGTGTCCCAGCCAACAGAGAAATTGCCATTCTCTGAAGCATCAGTGAAGCCTCCCCCTCGAGAG ACCAAAATGGaagcatcccagagcagcaaggctggtgCCAATGGAGCCTAA
- the LETM2 gene encoding LETM1 domain-containing protein LETM2, mitochondrial isoform X2 yields the protein MAACGCKALLAAARASFRGSRLLAHCSPLCSPAVALVQLVDPQLPWACRDSKSQPWPRRACLGTALPRSAARTLHTSCSPRQQLPGESLPHGKPRNQGDKPAKSPAKQVPVAPAGRKSLRQRAVDELKHYYNGFHLLWIDTKVAARMVWRLLHGQVLTRRERRRLLRTCADLFRLVPFLVFVIVPFMEFLLPVFLKLFPDMLPSTFETESKKEEKLKKKLNARLELAKFLRETIAEMAKRNKADTAQGKQFSFYLHERRPSGQQPSTQEVVHFSKLFEDELTLEHLERPQLVALCKLLELQPLGTNNLLRFQLLMRLRSIKADDEMIAKEGVSGLSVPELQSACRARGMRSLGLSEEQLKEQLGQTAEAAGVMTSVLEGQETLLDPAPVVQGRKNEEFVSQPTEKLPFSEASVKPPPRETKMEASQSSKAGANGA from the exons atGGCTGCGTGCGGCTGTAAGGCGCTGCTGGCCGCGGCCAGGGCCAG TTTCAGAGGCTCCCGTCTCCTGGCGCACTGCAGccctctgtgctccccagccGTTGCTCTTGTCCAGCTGGTGGatccccagctcccctgggcCTGCAGGGACTCcaagagccagccctggccacGCCGTgcctgcctgggcactgccctgcctcGCTCAGCTGCCCGCACCCTGCacacctcctgcagcccccggcagcagctgccaggggaaTCCCTGCCCCACGGAAAGCCCAGGAACCAGGGAGACAAACCTGCTAAAAGCCCGGCCAAGCAGGTCCCGGTGGCTCCTGCGGGAAGGAAATCCTTGCGACAGAGAGCCGTGGATGAGCTGAAGCATTACTACAATGGATTCCACTTGCTCTGGATTGACACCAAGGTGGCTGCCAGGATGGTGTGGAGGCTGCTCCACGGGCAGGTGCTCaccaggagggagaggagaagg CTGCTGAGAACTTGTGCAGATCTCTTCCGGCTGGTTCCCTTCCTGGTGTTTGTCATCGTCCCCTTCATGGAGTTTCTGTTACCTGTGTTCCTGAAGCTCTTCCCTGACATGCTGCCCTCGACGTTTGAGACGGAGTCAAAAAAG GAagagaagctgaagaagaagTTGAATGCAAGGCTGGAGTTAGCCAAGTTCCTGCGGGAGACCATTGCAGAGATGGCCAAAAGGAACAAGGCAGACACAGCCCAAGGGAAACAATTCTCCTTTTACCTGCACGAG CGCCGTCCCAGCGGCCAGCAGCCCAGCACGCAGGAGGTCGTGCACTTCTCCAAGCTCTTTGAGGACGAGCTGACCCTGGAGCACCTGGAGAGGCCGCAGCTGGTGGCCCTGTGcaagctgctggagctgcagcccctgggcaccAACAACCTGCTGCGCTTCCAGCTGCTGATGCGGCTGCGCAGCATCAAGGCCGACGACGAG ATGATTGCCAAGGAAGGGGTCAGTGGCCTGAGCGTGCCGGAGCTGCAGAGCGCCTGCAGGGCCAGAGGGATGCGGTCACTGGGGctctctgaggagcagctgaaggagcagctggggcag acagctgaagctgctggagTGATGACATCTGTGCTTGAAGGTCAGGAGACCCTCCTGGATCCCGCCCCTGTTGTACAGGGAAGAAAG aatGAAGAATTTGTGTCCCAGCCAACAGAGAAATTGCCATTCTCTGAAGCATCAGTGAAGCCTCCCCCTCGAGAG ACCAAAATGGaagcatcccagagcagcaaggctggtgCCAATGGAGCCTAA
- the LETM2 gene encoding LETM1 domain-containing protein LETM2, mitochondrial isoform X4 gives MAACGCKALLAAARASFRGSRLLAHCSPLCSPAVALVQLVDPQLPWACRDSKSQPWPRRACLGTALPRSAARTLHTSCSPRQQLPGESLPHGKPRNQGDKPAKSPAKQVPVAPAGRKSLRQRAVDELKHYYNGFHLLWIDTKVAARMVWRLLHGQVLTRRERRRLLRTCADLFRLVPFLVFVIVPFMEFLLPVFLKLFPDMLPSTFETESKKEEKLKKKLNARLELAKFLRETIAEMAKRNKADTAQGKQFSFYLHERRPSGQQPSTQEVVHFSKLFEDELTLEHLERPQLVALCKLLELQPLGTNNLLRFQLLMRLRSIKADDEWLDLHLKENIPSSLLLLSRALYLIDLKPQSVPIPQSKTAEAAGVMTSVLEGQETLLDPAPVVQGRKNEEFVSQPTEKLPFSEASVKPPPRETKMEASQSSKAGANGA, from the exons atGGCTGCGTGCGGCTGTAAGGCGCTGCTGGCCGCGGCCAGGGCCAG TTTCAGAGGCTCCCGTCTCCTGGCGCACTGCAGccctctgtgctccccagccGTTGCTCTTGTCCAGCTGGTGGatccccagctcccctgggcCTGCAGGGACTCcaagagccagccctggccacGCCGTgcctgcctgggcactgccctgcctcGCTCAGCTGCCCGCACCCTGCacacctcctgcagcccccggcagcagctgccaggggaaTCCCTGCCCCACGGAAAGCCCAGGAACCAGGGAGACAAACCTGCTAAAAGCCCGGCCAAGCAGGTCCCGGTGGCTCCTGCGGGAAGGAAATCCTTGCGACAGAGAGCCGTGGATGAGCTGAAGCATTACTACAATGGATTCCACTTGCTCTGGATTGACACCAAGGTGGCTGCCAGGATGGTGTGGAGGCTGCTCCACGGGCAGGTGCTCaccaggagggagaggagaagg CTGCTGAGAACTTGTGCAGATCTCTTCCGGCTGGTTCCCTTCCTGGTGTTTGTCATCGTCCCCTTCATGGAGTTTCTGTTACCTGTGTTCCTGAAGCTCTTCCCTGACATGCTGCCCTCGACGTTTGAGACGGAGTCAAAAAAG GAagagaagctgaagaagaagTTGAATGCAAGGCTGGAGTTAGCCAAGTTCCTGCGGGAGACCATTGCAGAGATGGCCAAAAGGAACAAGGCAGACACAGCCCAAGGGAAACAATTCTCCTTTTACCTGCACGAG CGCCGTCCCAGCGGCCAGCAGCCCAGCACGCAGGAGGTCGTGCACTTCTCCAAGCTCTTTGAGGACGAGCTGACCCTGGAGCACCTGGAGAGGCCGCAGCTGGTGGCCCTGTGcaagctgctggagctgcagcccctgggcaccAACAACCTGCTGCGCTTCCAGCTGCTGATGCGGCTGCGCAGCATCAAGGCCGACGACGAG TGGCTGGATCTGCATTTAAAGGAGAACATTCCttcttctctcctcctgctttCCCGTGCCTTGTACTTAATAGACCTAAAGCCACAATCTGTTCCCATTCCACAGAGCAAG acagctgaagctgctggagTGATGACATCTGTGCTTGAAGGTCAGGAGACCCTCCTGGATCCCGCCCCTGTTGTACAGGGAAGAAAG aatGAAGAATTTGTGTCCCAGCCAACAGAGAAATTGCCATTCTCTGAAGCATCAGTGAAGCCTCCCCCTCGAGAG ACCAAAATGGaagcatcccagagcagcaaggctggtgCCAATGGAGCCTAA
- the LETM2 gene encoding LETM1 domain-containing protein LETM2, mitochondrial isoform X3: MAACGCKALLAAARASFRGSRLLAHCSPLCSPAVALVQLVDPQLPWACRDSKSQPWPRRACLGTALPRSAARTLHTSCSPRQQLPGESLPHGKPRNQGDKPAKSPAKQVPVAPAGRKSLRQRAVDELKHYYNGFHLLWIDTKVAARMVWRLLHGQVLTRRERRRLLRTCADLFRLVPFLVFVIVPFMEFLLPVFLKLFPDMLPSTFETESKKEEKLKKKLNARLELAKFLRETIAEMAKRNKADTAQGKQFSFYLHERRPSGQQPSTQEVVHFSKLFEDELTLEHLERPQLVALCKLLELQPLGTNNLLRFQLLMRLRSIKADDEMIAKEGVSGLSVPELQSACRARGMRSLGLSEEQLKEQLGQWLDLHLKENIPSSLLLLSRALYLIDLKPQSVPIPQSKTAEAAGVMTSVLEGQETLLDPAPVVQGRKLLFP; encoded by the exons atGGCTGCGTGCGGCTGTAAGGCGCTGCTGGCCGCGGCCAGGGCCAG TTTCAGAGGCTCCCGTCTCCTGGCGCACTGCAGccctctgtgctccccagccGTTGCTCTTGTCCAGCTGGTGGatccccagctcccctgggcCTGCAGGGACTCcaagagccagccctggccacGCCGTgcctgcctgggcactgccctgcctcGCTCAGCTGCCCGCACCCTGCacacctcctgcagcccccggcagcagctgccaggggaaTCCCTGCCCCACGGAAAGCCCAGGAACCAGGGAGACAAACCTGCTAAAAGCCCGGCCAAGCAGGTCCCGGTGGCTCCTGCGGGAAGGAAATCCTTGCGACAGAGAGCCGTGGATGAGCTGAAGCATTACTACAATGGATTCCACTTGCTCTGGATTGACACCAAGGTGGCTGCCAGGATGGTGTGGAGGCTGCTCCACGGGCAGGTGCTCaccaggagggagaggagaagg CTGCTGAGAACTTGTGCAGATCTCTTCCGGCTGGTTCCCTTCCTGGTGTTTGTCATCGTCCCCTTCATGGAGTTTCTGTTACCTGTGTTCCTGAAGCTCTTCCCTGACATGCTGCCCTCGACGTTTGAGACGGAGTCAAAAAAG GAagagaagctgaagaagaagTTGAATGCAAGGCTGGAGTTAGCCAAGTTCCTGCGGGAGACCATTGCAGAGATGGCCAAAAGGAACAAGGCAGACACAGCCCAAGGGAAACAATTCTCCTTTTACCTGCACGAG CGCCGTCCCAGCGGCCAGCAGCCCAGCACGCAGGAGGTCGTGCACTTCTCCAAGCTCTTTGAGGACGAGCTGACCCTGGAGCACCTGGAGAGGCCGCAGCTGGTGGCCCTGTGcaagctgctggagctgcagcccctgggcaccAACAACCTGCTGCGCTTCCAGCTGCTGATGCGGCTGCGCAGCATCAAGGCCGACGACGAG ATGATTGCCAAGGAAGGGGTCAGTGGCCTGAGCGTGCCGGAGCTGCAGAGCGCCTGCAGGGCCAGAGGGATGCGGTCACTGGGGctctctgaggagcagctgaaggagcagctggggcag TGGCTGGATCTGCATTTAAAGGAGAACATTCCttcttctctcctcctgctttCCCGTGCCTTGTACTTAATAGACCTAAAGCCACAATCTGTTCCCATTCCACAGAGCAAG acagctgaagctgctggagTGATGACATCTGTGCTTGAAGGTCAGGAGACCCTCCTGGATCCCGCCCCTGTTGTACAGGGAAGAAAG ctgctttttccttga
- the LETM2 gene encoding LETM1 domain-containing protein LETM2, mitochondrial isoform X5 has translation MAACGCKALLAAARASFRGSRLLAHCSPLCSPAVALVQLVDPQLPWACRDSKSQPWPRRACLGTALPRSAARTLHTSCSPRQQLPGESLPHGKPRNQGDKPAKSPAKQVPVAPAGRKSLRQRAVDELKHYYNGFHLLWIDTKVAARMVWRLLHGQVLTRRERRRLLRTCADLFRLVPFLVFVIVPFMEFLLPVFLKLFPDMLPSTFETESKKEEKLKKKLNARLELAKFLRETIAEMAKRNKADTAQGKQFSFYLHERRPSGQQPSTQEVVHFSKLFEDELTLEHLERPQLVALCKLLELQPLGTNNLLRFQLLMRLRSIKADDEMIAKEGVSGLSVPELQSACRARGMRSLGLSEEQLKEQLGQTAEAAGVMTSVLEGQETLLDPAPVVQGRKLLFP, from the exons atGGCTGCGTGCGGCTGTAAGGCGCTGCTGGCCGCGGCCAGGGCCAG TTTCAGAGGCTCCCGTCTCCTGGCGCACTGCAGccctctgtgctccccagccGTTGCTCTTGTCCAGCTGGTGGatccccagctcccctgggcCTGCAGGGACTCcaagagccagccctggccacGCCGTgcctgcctgggcactgccctgcctcGCTCAGCTGCCCGCACCCTGCacacctcctgcagcccccggcagcagctgccaggggaaTCCCTGCCCCACGGAAAGCCCAGGAACCAGGGAGACAAACCTGCTAAAAGCCCGGCCAAGCAGGTCCCGGTGGCTCCTGCGGGAAGGAAATCCTTGCGACAGAGAGCCGTGGATGAGCTGAAGCATTACTACAATGGATTCCACTTGCTCTGGATTGACACCAAGGTGGCTGCCAGGATGGTGTGGAGGCTGCTCCACGGGCAGGTGCTCaccaggagggagaggagaagg CTGCTGAGAACTTGTGCAGATCTCTTCCGGCTGGTTCCCTTCCTGGTGTTTGTCATCGTCCCCTTCATGGAGTTTCTGTTACCTGTGTTCCTGAAGCTCTTCCCTGACATGCTGCCCTCGACGTTTGAGACGGAGTCAAAAAAG GAagagaagctgaagaagaagTTGAATGCAAGGCTGGAGTTAGCCAAGTTCCTGCGGGAGACCATTGCAGAGATGGCCAAAAGGAACAAGGCAGACACAGCCCAAGGGAAACAATTCTCCTTTTACCTGCACGAG CGCCGTCCCAGCGGCCAGCAGCCCAGCACGCAGGAGGTCGTGCACTTCTCCAAGCTCTTTGAGGACGAGCTGACCCTGGAGCACCTGGAGAGGCCGCAGCTGGTGGCCCTGTGcaagctgctggagctgcagcccctgggcaccAACAACCTGCTGCGCTTCCAGCTGCTGATGCGGCTGCGCAGCATCAAGGCCGACGACGAG ATGATTGCCAAGGAAGGGGTCAGTGGCCTGAGCGTGCCGGAGCTGCAGAGCGCCTGCAGGGCCAGAGGGATGCGGTCACTGGGGctctctgaggagcagctgaaggagcagctggggcag acagctgaagctgctggagTGATGACATCTGTGCTTGAAGGTCAGGAGACCCTCCTGGATCCCGCCCCTGTTGTACAGGGAAGAAAG ctgctttttccttga